In a single window of the Mucilaginibacter defluvii genome:
- the nuoK gene encoding NADH-quinone oxidoreductase subunit NuoK, giving the protein MIALSDFLLLSAALFCIGLYMVVAKRNAIQILIGIELMLNAAILNLVAFGKYDKVNNGGQVFALFAIVLAAAVTAVALAIILNVYRQFKTIDPSKINNLGD; this is encoded by the coding sequence ATGATCGCTTTAAGTGATTTTCTGCTGTTGAGCGCGGCACTGTTTTGCATTGGCCTGTACATGGTAGTAGCCAAGCGCAACGCCATACAAATACTGATAGGTATTGAGCTGATGCTGAATGCCGCTATATTAAACCTGGTGGCTTTTGGTAAGTATGATAAAGTTAATAATGGCGGGCAAGTGTTCGCCCTGTTTGCCATTGTGCTTGCCGCGGCGGTAACCGCAGTAGCGCTGGCTATTATACTCAACGTATACCGGCAGTTTAAAACTATCGATCCGTCTAAAATAAATAACTTGGGAGATTGA